CTAGCCCGCACAGACGCCCTGACCCACGTGCCCAACCGCCGGGAGACGCAGCGCTGCTTGCAGGCGGCCCTGGGGGGTCCGGACCCGGTCTGCGTGCTGCTGCTAGACCTGGACCACTTCAAGGCGCTGAATGACGCTTTCGGGCACGCGGCGGGAGATGACGTACTGCGGGAGGTGGCGGCACTGGGGCAAAGCCGGTTGCGGCCGGGGGACACGCTGGGCCGCTGGGGCGGCGAGGAGTTTCTGGCGGTGCTGCCGCAGACGGCACTGGCGTGTGGGGTGGAGGTGGCAGAGCGGCTGCGGGAGGTTATCGCGGGACATGTTTTCGCGCATGGGGCGCGGGTCACGGTCAGCATTGGGGTGGCGCAGAGGGTCCTGGGCGAGACGGAGGCGGGGCTGATTGAGCGGGCGGACGCCGCGCAGTACGCGGCCAAGCGGGCGGGGCGCGATCAGGTGCAGGCCGCGCCGCCCACCCGTGCCGGGGAGAGTTGAGGAGTAGATTTACTCCCAGCACCGAAACCCACCGCTCAGCTCACGTCACTGGATCAGACCTGTCCAGCATCTCGTTTGGTCAGAACGTTGTCGCTTGGGTGCCAAGCGGTTTCAATTCCACACCGTCCCCAGGGTCTCCAGCCGTGCCTGCCAACCCGTGAACTGGAGTTGGGCGTTGGCATCGTCGTCCCCACCCATAGACGTCCATGGCACTGAGCTGTAAGTGGGCAGTCCAGGGAGGCTCAGGGCGTGTCCAGCACGCGGATGCCACAGATGTCGTACGGGCCGCCCCGCCTGCTCGCGGCGTTCTTCGACACATCGGCTCAGTTCCGTGGCTTGCCACACCTGATCCTGCTCGCCGCTAACCAGCAACACCGGACCGTCGATGCGTTCCACCGGAATGGTGGCGGCCCGCAGTTCCTGTGGGGAGGCCGCCGCGACGGCCTCCCGGTGCGCCGGGGTCATGCTGTACGGACCAGGACCCGCGAACAGGGCGTTCCAATCCGTGCGGTAAGCGACGTAAGGCAGGGGCTGACCGTCCAGAGACCACGACGACATTGCCTGTCCAGCGGGGAACGTACGCGTGCGGTCAATGCCCTCGAAGACCAGCCCACCCGGCGAGAAGGCGGCCACCGCCCCGATGGACTCTGGATACGTTGCGGCGATGAGTAGGGCAGCTTCCCCGCCCTTGGACGCCCCCGTGATCCCGATGCGCCGCCCTGCCACTTCCGGTTGCGCCCTCACAAAGACAATGGCCTGCTGGAAGTACTCCAGCGGAATGTTAATCAACTGCTCGGACAGGGCCGTGTCCGGGACGCCGAAGTACGCGAGGCTCAGGGTCAGGAAGCCCTCGGAGGCCAGCAGTGCGCCTTCCAGATCGTACAGGCCACCTTCCGAGCCGCCCAGACGGATGCAGGCGCCCCGCAGGGGCTGATGGCTGGACGGGCGAAAGAGGGTGCCCACCAGTCCTTGTTCACGAACTGGGGTCTCAAGCAGGTCTGGACGGCGCAT
Above is a window of Deinococcus radiopugnans ATCC 19172 DNA encoding:
- a CDS encoding acyl-CoA thioesterase/bile acid-CoA:amino acid N-acyltransferase family protein, whose protein sequence is MPIQLSPPNLVTAPFEITASDLPPSSKVQVTVHTVDQHGEPWQSAATFTTTPDGSLDLSEQAPLGGSDHNTDAGGLLWSLRPRPELSPAYFEPPTGGYDVTVSVTLGNVLLAQASTRRLMRRPDLLETPVREQGLVGTLFRPSSHQPLRGACIRLGGSEGGLYDLEGALLASEGFLTLSLAYFGVPDTALSEQLINIPLEYFQQAIVFVRAQPEVAGRRIGITGASKGGEAALLIAATYPESIGAVAAFSPGGLVFEGIDRTRTFPAGQAMSSWSLDGQPLPYVAYRTDWNALFAGPGPYSMTPAHREAVAAASPQELRAATIPVERIDGPVLLVSGEQDQVWQATELSRCVEERREQAGRPVRHLWHPRAGHALSLPGLPTYSSVPWTSMGGDDDANAQLQFTGWQARLETLGTVWN